GTGGTATGGCCATATCCAGTCTGCCCCTTCCCTCGCTGTGTTCTCAAGACAAGCCGTTTCTTAGCTCTGAACATGGAGCCCTAGTCTGtaggctaggggtggtggtgccTCTTTCCTGAGCCACTGAGGTGATGGGGACACGGTGCTCAGTGTTCCTAAACCTCTTCATGCTGAAGGAAGCTTTGGAAAGAGCCTCCATGGGCAGTGGAATGCCATTGCTGTGACTGGGGTCTTCCTGGGACCTGCCACACTTGCTGATCACAGCGTCCCTCAGGGCACCCCTCAGGGCCCATGTTGTACCCTCGCACTTTGTTttttcctctggtctctacaaCAGCCCTGTGCCCTGTTTTACGGGTTCACAGCTGAGGATGTTGGTGCTGGTCTGGAACCCAGAGTGATACAGCCAGCCCTCAGCCCAGGCTTCCTCAAGCCTCCATTTCTTCCTGCTGTCCCCAGTTCCTTCCTGATGAGGTGTCCAGGTGCTGTTCCCATGTCATAGCCCTGCAGGAGGTGCTGCCCAGAGCCATCTGTGCTGATGCTGCAGGCGGGGGCAGCAGCCATTTTCTGCGTAGAGCTCAGAGCCAGGCTTCTCCTTCCTGGTGTGGGAACTGGCTTGTACCTATCACTGCCCCTGACTGGCACCTTTCCTTCCAGAGCGCTGCAAAGATGATCAAGGAGACAATGGACAAGAAGTTTGGCTCCTCCTGGCATGTGGTGATCGGCGAGGGCTTTGGGTTCGAGATCACCCATGAGGTGAAGAACCTCCTGTACCTGTACTTCGGGGGAaccctggctgtgtgtgtgtggaagtgctcctgacagcacctgcagctctcctgcctctcccctgggCTGGGGAGCAGCCCTAGGCAGAGCCTGGCTCCTGCAAGGAGAGTACAGAGTTTTCTTTTGCCCTTGTGTACCAGTTTCCTGAGCCACATCCAGGTGTGAATTTTGTGACATCTCCACTCCCAGGCTCTCCATTGTCTCCCTCTGAGTCCTGACCTGTGGACAGGCTTCTCTGCGTGCATGAGGGGTGGGATTGTGTGACGGGTGAAGGGGGTGAGGTCATGGGATTTTTCTCCTTGGAATGGACTGGTCCCACCCTCCATCCCAGGAGCCCAAAGCCCTTCTGCCCCCAGGACTGCTGGGAAGTATCTCCTCTCATGAGACACAGGACACTTCTCTCCTTGTCATTGGGGAAGAgattccctctcccttccccagcctAACCCGGAGCTGAACAAACCACCATTTCTTACTGGACCAGCAGTTCATAGCCCTGGCTTTGGCATGAGGATCACACAGTCTTCctgtccccttctttctcccagcccgGGCCACACATCCATAGCACCTCCATCATATCAGCCGCATGGCTGAGAGCTGGGCCATGGTGCAGAGCGAGTTCTCAAGCTGTTGCTGAACTCCGGTGAGACACCTGGGCCAGGAGTGCGCTCACCATGAGGCCCCCTTAGCAGGGAACCTGGCCTGCCAGGACTTCATCAGGGACCGCATGCTCTTTGTACTTCTTACCTTGCTGGCTTTTCTAGATTCTTTTTGAGTGTGGGGAGAAGGGTTTTAGTAGAAGGGTGAACCATATTTTACACAGCGGTCTTATTTATATAAACGTCTTGGTTTTTACAATTAAAATGACTAAAAGCTAAACTTAGTCTATGGTGTACTGAAGTATCCTGGAAGAAGGGCTCTGGGCTGCGTGTTCAGTTGTAACCGATTTCTATTAGATCCCCTGGACAGTGGTGCAACAAAGACCAGtgctcctggggggggggggttgcttgtgtgtgtatgtgcacatgtgtgcacacatgcgcaggCCTGGAGAAGCGGCACCAAAGCCATCTGGGCAGATGTGAGGAGTAGGAACTAGCCCTCCTGGATTAGGTGGGAGAGTTCCTTGGCCCCATTGGGGTTGCTGCCAGAGAGATGGGCAACCCTGTGCATGGGACTGGAAGGGGTGACCAGGTGCGGTGGTGCAGGAGGCAT
The Microtus pennsylvanicus isolate mMicPen1 chromosome 2, mMicPen1.hap1, whole genome shotgun sequence DNA segment above includes these coding regions:
- the Dnal4 gene encoding dynein axonemal light chain 4 isoform X2, with the protein product MGETEGKKEEADYKRLQTFPLVRSAAKMIKETMDKKFGSSWHVVIGEGFGFEITHEVKNLLYLYFGGTLAVCVWKCS
- the Dnal4 gene encoding dynein axonemal light chain 4 isoform X1 gives rise to the protein MGETEGKKEEADYKRLQTFPLVRHSDMPEEMRVETMELCVTACEKFSNNNESAAKMIKETMDKKFGSSWHVVIGEGFGFEITHEVKNLLYLYFGGTLAVCVWKCS